A stretch of Streptococcus sp. oral taxon 061 DNA encodes these proteins:
- a CDS encoding CapA family protein, which produces MEKRSSRNQKDPVLGLVRKFIRFFRNYRQWSNKTFVVVLLIVVAISMALTLLAQGIKGVPLVNSSVTTVSQSADSKEKTTVTEQETSARIMANGDLLYHDIIYISAKKADGTYDFHENFEYVKPWLKQADLVIGDFEGTVNKDHYLAGYPLFNAPGEVMDAIKDAGYQVLDLAHNHILDSQIEGVVSTADAIEKAGMTPIGVYTHEPRDKAPIVIKEVNGIKVALLAYSYGFNGIEQSISQEDYNRYLSDLDEDKMKAEIERAEKEADITIIMPQMGVEYQIEPTEEQKKLYHKMIDWGADIIFGGHPHVVEPAETVEKEGDKKLIIYSMGNFISNQRIETMQDVENAKWTERGVLMDVTIKKKSGKTTIETAQAHPSWVSRTPKGGYSPEGYPLYLYQTYILEDFIEGGKYRSQLDEATKERIDTAYKEMNEHVGLKW; this is translated from the coding sequence ATGGAAAAACGCAGTAGTAGAAATCAAAAAGATCCTGTCTTAGGACTTGTCAGAAAATTTATTCGTTTTTTTAGAAACTATCGCCAATGGAGTAATAAAACCTTTGTTGTTGTGTTGTTGATTGTTGTTGCGATTTCGATGGCTTTGACTTTATTAGCTCAAGGAATTAAGGGAGTTCCATTAGTGAATAGTAGTGTAACTACAGTGAGTCAGAGTGCTGATTCTAAGGAGAAAACTACTGTAACGGAACAGGAAACAAGTGCTCGCATCATGGCAAATGGTGATTTGCTTTACCATGACATCATCTACATTTCAGCAAAAAAGGCAGACGGTACCTACGATTTTCATGAAAACTTTGAATACGTAAAGCCTTGGCTTAAGCAAGCTGACTTGGTCATTGGTGATTTTGAAGGAACTGTAAATAAAGATCACTATCTTGCAGGTTACCCCTTATTTAATGCACCTGGTGAAGTCATGGACGCTATAAAAGATGCAGGCTATCAAGTGCTAGACTTGGCTCATAATCATATCTTGGATTCTCAAATTGAGGGAGTAGTTTCAACCGCAGATGCGATTGAAAAAGCTGGAATGACACCAATCGGAGTCTACACTCATGAACCACGAGATAAAGCACCTATTGTCATCAAGGAAGTCAATGGGATTAAAGTTGCCCTTTTAGCTTATTCCTATGGTTTTAACGGAATTGAACAAAGCATTTCTCAAGAGGATTATAATCGCTATCTTTCAGACTTAGATGAAGATAAAATGAAGGCTGAAATTGAGCGAGCAGAGAAAGAGGCAGATATTACAATTATCATGCCTCAGATGGGAGTTGAGTATCAAATTGAGCCGACTGAGGAGCAAAAGAAACTTTACCATAAAATGATTGATTGGGGTGCTGATATTATCTTTGGTGGTCATCCTCACGTTGTTGAACCAGCTGAAACGGTTGAAAAAGAAGGTGATAAAAAGCTTATCATTTACTCTATGGGGAATTTCATCTCAAATCAACGGATTGAAACCATGCAGGATGTTGAAAATGCCAAGTGGACGGAACGTGGAGTTCTCATGGATGTGACCATTAAGAAGAAATCCGGTAAAACGACTATCGAAACTGCCCAAGCCCATCCAAGCTGGGTGAGTAGGACTCCAAAGGGAGGCTATTCTCCAGAAGGATACCCACTCTATCTTTACCAAACTTATATCCTGGAAGACTTTATTGAGGGTGGGAAATACCGTAGTCAGTTAGACGAGGCTACCAAGGAACGGATTGATACAGCCTATAAAGAAATGAATGAACATGTAGGTTTGAAGTGGTAG
- a CDS encoding HAD family hydrolase, whose product MEIKIVATDMDGTLLDPRGQLDLPRLEKILDKLDHRGVRFVIATGNEVHRMRQLLGHLAERVVLVVANGARIFENNELIQAQTWDDAMVDRALAHFKGRECQDQFVVTAMNGGFVKKGTVFTELDKFMTPEMIEKLYQRMNFVDEFDSNLFGGVLKMSMVVGEERLDSVLQEINDLFDGHVRAVSSGYGCIDILQDGIHKAWGLVELLKRWNLKPEQIMAFGDSENDIEMLELAGISYAMENAEEAVKRVATKVAPANSQAGVYKVLENWLERGE is encoded by the coding sequence ATGGAAATTAAGATAGTAGCAACGGATATGGATGGTACTTTGTTAGATCCAAGAGGTCAACTAGACCTTCCTCGCTTAGAGAAAATTTTAGATAAGCTGGACCACCGTGGCGTTCGGTTTGTCATTGCGACTGGAAATGAAGTTCATCGTATGCGACAATTACTGGGACATCTAGCAGAAAGAGTCGTTCTGGTAGTTGCTAATGGTGCTCGGATATTCGAAAATAATGAATTGATTCAAGCACAAACTTGGGATGATGCCATGGTTGATAGGGCTTTAGCTCATTTTAAAGGTAGAGAATGTCAGGATCAGTTTGTCGTAACTGCGATGAATGGTGGTTTTGTAAAGAAAGGTACTGTTTTTACAGAACTTGATAAATTTATGACTCCAGAGATGATTGAGAAGCTCTATCAACGAATGAACTTTGTCGATGAATTTGACTCTAATCTCTTCGGTGGTGTTCTCAAGATGAGCATGGTAGTTGGTGAAGAGCGATTGGATTCGGTTTTACAGGAAATTAATGACCTATTTGATGGGCATGTGCGAGCTGTTTCCAGCGGTTATGGCTGTATTGATATCTTACAAGATGGGATTCATAAAGCGTGGGGGCTAGTAGAATTACTCAAACGTTGGAACTTAAAACCTGAACAAATCATGGCCTTCGGTGATAGTGAAAATGACATTGAAATGTTAGAGTTGGCAGGAATTTCATACGCTATGGAAAATGCAGAAGAGGCTGTTAAGAGAGTTGCGACAAAAGTAGCTCCAGCCAACAGTCAGGCGGGTGTTTACAAAGTTTTAGAGAACTGGCTAGAAAGAGGAGAATAA
- a CDS encoding SGNH/GDSL hydrolase family protein, which translates to MAVQLLENWLLKEQEKIQTKYRELNQISVIEPDIIFIGDSIVEYYPLQELLGTTKTIVNRGIRGYQTGLLLDNLDAHLYGDAVDQIVLLIGTNDIGKDVPMSQALKNLESVIQSISRDYPLSQIKLVSILPVHQGEEYKQTVYIRTNEKIKAWNQAYQELASAYMQVEYVSVFENLLDQEGQLKSDHTTDGLHLSVSGYQALSETLKTRLF; encoded by the coding sequence TTGGCAGTACAGCTATTAGAAAATTGGCTCTTAAAAGAGCAGGAGAAAATCCAAACCAAGTATCGTGAACTCAACCAGATTTCTGTAATTGAACCAGATATCATCTTTATTGGAGATTCTATTGTTGAGTATTATCCCTTGCAAGAATTACTAGGGACAACAAAGACCATTGTAAACCGAGGTATTCGAGGCTATCAAACTGGACTTTTACTAGATAACCTTGATGCCCACCTCTATGGTGATGCAGTGGATCAAATTGTGCTTTTGATTGGGACCAATGACATCGGGAAAGATGTTCCAATGAGTCAAGCATTAAAGAATCTTGAAAGTGTAATTCAAAGTATTTCTCGTGACTATCCGCTGTCACAGATTAAGCTAGTTTCTATTCTGCCAGTTCATCAAGGGGAAGAATACAAACAGACAGTTTATATTCGCACAAATGAGAAAATCAAGGCCTGGAACCAAGCCTATCAAGAGCTAGCTTCTGCATACATGCAGGTAGAATATGTATCTGTCTTTGAGAATCTACTAGATCAGGAAGGGCAACTCAAATCAGACCATACAACAGATGGGCTTCACCTTAGCGTTTCTGGCTATCAGGCTCTATCAGAAACCTTGAAAACTAGACTTTTCTAG
- a CDS encoding Nramp family divalent metal transporter translates to MSSHKKMSLSEINQSIDTPNNNHFWQNIKAFLGPGALVAVGYMDPGNWITSVVGGASYKYSLLFVILISSLIAMQLQQMAGKLGIVTQMDLAQATAHHSPKWLRYSLWVILELALMATDLAEVLGSAIALNLLFKIPIMIAILLTVLDVFLLLLLMKFGFKKIEAIVTTLILTILAIFTYLVALSHPSFQGIVEGYLPNATLFESPLPGHESQLTLALGIVGATVMPHNLYLHSSLSQTRKINHKDKNDVRKAVRFMTWDSNLQLSLAFIVNSLLLILGAALFFGHASEISAFSQMYNALQDSTIAGAIASSTLSTLFALALLASGQNSTITGTLTGQIVMEGFLHMRLPQWFIRLATRLFALLPVMIVAVVFGHQEKTLDQLLVYSQVFLSIALPFSIFPLIYLTSKKSLMGEFTNAKWNTILGYIVSIILTILNVKLLFDIF, encoded by the coding sequence ATGTCTTCTCATAAAAAAATGTCACTCTCTGAGATTAATCAATCTATCGATACTCCAAATAACAATCATTTCTGGCAAAATATAAAGGCCTTTTTAGGTCCGGGTGCTCTTGTCGCAGTTGGTTATATGGATCCAGGAAACTGGATTACCAGTGTAGTCGGTGGTGCTTCCTATAAGTATAGTCTCTTGTTTGTTATCTTGATTTCATCTCTCATTGCCATGCAACTTCAGCAGATGGCAGGAAAGCTTGGTATTGTAACCCAGATGGACCTGGCTCAAGCAACGGCTCATCATTCACCTAAATGGCTTCGTTATAGTCTATGGGTGATTTTAGAATTAGCCTTGATGGCGACAGATCTGGCAGAAGTTCTAGGTTCAGCGATTGCTCTCAATCTTCTCTTTAAGATTCCGATTATGATAGCCATCCTTTTGACGGTTCTAGATGTCTTTCTCTTATTGCTTTTGATGAAATTTGGCTTTAAGAAGATTGAAGCTATTGTGACAACACTGATTTTAACGATTTTAGCAATCTTTACTTATCTGGTAGCTTTGTCACATCCAAGCTTCCAAGGAATCGTTGAGGGTTATCTACCGAATGCAACCTTATTTGAAAGTCCTTTGCCAGGGCATGAAAGTCAATTAACCTTGGCGTTAGGTATCGTGGGTGCGACAGTGATGCCCCATAACCTCTATTTGCATTCTTCCTTGTCTCAAACTCGGAAAATCAATCACAAGGACAAGAATGATGTTCGAAAAGCCGTGCGCTTTATGACCTGGGATTCAAATCTTCAACTGTCCTTGGCCTTTATCGTTAACTCCCTTCTATTAATTCTCGGGGCGGCTCTCTTTTTCGGCCATGCATCCGAGATTTCTGCCTTCTCTCAAATGTATAATGCCTTGCAGGATTCTACTATTGCAGGAGCTATAGCTAGCTCAACCTTATCAACCTTGTTTGCCTTGGCTTTATTAGCCAGTGGTCAGAATTCGACAATTACGGGTACCTTGACTGGACAAATCGTTATGGAAGGTTTCTTGCATATGAGATTGCCTCAATGGTTCATTCGTTTGGCAACTCGTCTCTTTGCCTTGTTGCCTGTCATGATTGTAGCGGTTGTGTTTGGTCATCAGGAAAAAACCTTGGATCAGTTATTGGTTTATTCGCAGGTCTTTCTTTCAATCGCTCTTCCATTTTCAATCTTCCCTTTGATTTATCTAACTTCTAAGAAATCACTGATGGGCGAATTTACCAATGCTAAATGGAATACCATCCTTGGTTATATTGTTTCCATTATCTTAACAATTCTCAATGTGAAATTGTTATTTGATATTTTCTAA
- a CDS encoding DeoR/GlpR family DNA-binding transcription regulator has product MLKSERKKLILEELSKHKIVSLEKLVGLLDTSESTVRRDLDELESENKLRRVHGGAELPHSLQEEETIQEKSVKNLQEKKLIAQKAASLIKEKDVIFVDAGSTTAFLVKELERKDITVVTNSIHHAVQLVDKQIPTVIIGGGVKMTTDASIGGVALNQINQLHFDRAFIGMNGVDEGYFTTPDMEEGAVKRAILENAKQTYVLADSSKIGQSCFAKVAPIKRAIVITSKGHELLPAIKEKTEVIEV; this is encoded by the coding sequence GTGCTAAAAAGCGAGAGAAAAAAGTTGATTTTAGAAGAATTGAGTAAGCATAAAATCGTCTCTCTAGAGAAATTGGTAGGCTTGCTAGATACTTCAGAATCAACAGTTAGACGTGATTTAGATGAATTGGAGTCTGAAAATAAACTTCGTCGAGTGCATGGAGGAGCAGAGTTGCCTCACTCCTTGCAAGAAGAAGAAACCATTCAAGAAAAATCTGTCAAAAACCTTCAAGAGAAAAAGTTGATTGCTCAAAAAGCAGCTTCTCTCATCAAAGAAAAAGATGTTATCTTTGTGGATGCAGGAAGTACGACAGCCTTTCTCGTTAAAGAATTGGAGCGAAAAGACATTACAGTGGTAACCAATTCCATTCACCATGCGGTTCAATTAGTGGATAAGCAAATCCCAACAGTCATTATCGGTGGTGGAGTTAAAATGACAACAGATGCCAGTATCGGAGGAGTAGCTCTCAATCAGATTAACCAACTGCACTTTGATCGTGCCTTTATTGGAATGAATGGTGTAGATGAAGGTTACTTTACAACTCCAGATATGGAGGAGGGCGCCGTCAAGCGTGCTATCTTAGAAAATGCTAAACAGACATATGTTCTAGCAGATTCATCCAAGATTGGTCAGTCTTGTTTTGCTAAGGTAGCTCCTATAAAACGTGCTATTGTCATTACAAGCAAGGGTCACGAGCTCTTGCCAGCTATCAAAGAGAAAACGGAGGTAATAGAAGTATGA
- the pfkB gene encoding 1-phosphofructokinase — protein sequence MIYTVTLNPSIDYIVRLDKVEVGSVNRMDSDDKFAGGKGINVSRVLKRLDIPNTATGFIGGFTGKFITDTLAEEQIETQFVQVAEDTRINVKIKADQETEINGTGPNVEPEQLEELKAILSNLTAEDTVVFAGSSAKNLGNVIYKDLIALTRQTGAQVVCDFEGQTLIDSLDYQPLLVKPNNHELGAIFGVKLESLDEIEKYARELLAKGAQNVIISMAGDGALLVTSDGAYFAKPIKGTVKNSVGAGDSMVAGFTGEFVKSKDAVEAFKWGVACGTATTFSDDLATAAFIKETYEKVEVEKR from the coding sequence ATGATTTATACAGTCACACTCAATCCATCTATAGACTACATTGTCCGTTTGGACAAAGTGGAAGTTGGTAGTGTTAATCGTATGGATAGTGATGATAAGTTTGCTGGCGGTAAAGGTATCAATGTTAGCCGTGTCTTGAAGCGTTTGGATATTCCAAATACAGCGACAGGTTTCATCGGAGGCTTTACTGGAAAATTTATCACAGATACTTTAGCTGAAGAACAAATTGAAACGCAATTTGTCCAAGTGGCAGAAGATACGCGTATCAATGTCAAGATCAAAGCAGACCAAGAAACTGAAATCAATGGGACAGGTCCTAATGTTGAGCCCGAACAACTTGAAGAGTTAAAAGCCATTCTTTCAAATCTCACAGCAGAAGATACAGTAGTATTTGCTGGATCAAGTGCTAAAAACTTAGGCAATGTCATCTATAAGGATTTGATTGCCTTGACCCGTCAGACAGGCGCACAAGTAGTCTGTGACTTTGAAGGTCAGACCTTGATTGATAGTTTGGATTATCAACCACTTTTGGTCAAACCAAATAATCATGAACTGGGAGCTATCTTTGGAGTCAAGCTTGAAAGCCTTGATGAAATAGAAAAATACGCTCGAGAATTACTGGCTAAGGGTGCTCAAAACGTGATTATCTCTATGGCTGGTGATGGTGCCCTTCTGGTAACATCAGATGGAGCATACTTTGCTAAACCGATCAAGGGAACAGTTAAAAACTCAGTTGGGGCTGGTGACTCTATGGTTGCTGGATTTACCGGTGAGTTTGTAAAATCAAAAGACGCAGTGGAAGCCTTTAAATGGGGAGTGGCTTGTGGAACAGCAACTACATTTTCAGATGATTTAGCAACTGCAGCATTTATTAAAGAAACTTATGAAAAAGTTGAGGTAGAAAAAAGATGA
- a CDS encoding fructose-specific PTS transporter subunit EIIC: MKIQDLLRKDVMLLDLQATEKTAAIEEMIHSLVEHGYVTDFETFKEGILAREALTSTGLGDGIAMPHSKNAAVKEATVLFAKSNKGVDYESLDGQATDLFFMIAAPEGANDTHLAALAELSQYLMKDGFADKLRQVTSADQVIELFDQASEKPQEPVQALANESGDFIVAVTACTTGIAHTYMAQEALQKVAAEMGVGIKVETNGASGVGNKLTAEDIRNAKAVIIAADKAVEMDRFDGKPLVNRPVADGIRKTEELINLALSGNAEVYRAANGAQASTASNEKQSLGGAFYKHLMSGVSQMLPFVIGGGIMIALAFLIDGALGVPQDSLGNLGSYHELASMFMKIGGSAFGLMLPVFAGYVAYSIAEKPGLVAGFVAGAIAKEGYAFGKIPYAQGGEATSALAGVSSGFLGALVGGFIAGALVLLVKKYVKVPRSLEGAKSILILPLFGTILTGFVMLAVNIPMAAINTGMNNFLGGLEGGSAVLLGVVLGGMMAVDMGGPVNKAAYVFGTGTLAATVATGGSVAMAAVMAGGMVPPLAIFVATLLFKNKFTKEERNSGLTNIVMGLSFITEGAIPFGAADPARAIPSFILGSAVAGGLVGLANIKLMAPHGGIFVIALTSNALLYLVFVLVGAIVSGVVYGYLRKPLEK; encoded by the coding sequence ATGAAAATTCAAGATTTATTGAGAAAAGATGTCATGTTGCTTGATTTGCAAGCAACTGAAAAAACAGCAGCTATCGAAGAAATGATTCATAGCTTGGTTGAACACGGATACGTGACAGATTTTGAAACCTTTAAAGAAGGAATCTTAGCGCGTGAAGCTTTGACTTCTACAGGCTTGGGCGACGGTATCGCTATGCCACACAGCAAAAATGCTGCTGTAAAGGAAGCTACTGTTCTCTTTGCTAAGTCGAACAAGGGTGTTGATTACGAAAGTTTAGACGGACAAGCAACTGACCTCTTCTTTATGATTGCTGCTCCAGAAGGTGCCAATGATACTCACTTGGCTGCCTTGGCAGAATTGTCACAATATTTGATGAAAGACGGATTTGCTGATAAACTTCGTCAAGTAACATCAGCTGATCAAGTCATTGAACTCTTTGACCAAGCATCAGAAAAACCTCAAGAACCAGTTCAAGCTCTTGCAAATGAATCTGGTGACTTTATCGTAGCAGTTACAGCTTGTACAACAGGAATTGCCCACACATACATGGCCCAAGAAGCTCTTCAAAAAGTGGCTGCGGAAATGGGTGTTGGTATCAAGGTTGAAACCAACGGTGCAAGTGGTGTTGGCAACAAATTGACAGCAGAAGATATCCGCAATGCCAAAGCTGTTATCATCGCTGCAGATAAAGCAGTTGAGATGGATCGTTTTGATGGTAAACCATTGGTGAACCGTCCGGTTGCAGATGGTATTCGTAAGACAGAAGAGTTGATCAACTTGGCTCTTTCTGGTAATGCTGAAGTCTATCGTGCTGCTAATGGAGCGCAAGCTTCAACAGCATCTAATGAAAAACAAAGTCTAGGTGGTGCCTTCTACAAACACTTGATGAGTGGTGTATCACAAATGTTGCCATTCGTTATCGGTGGAGGTATCATGATTGCACTTGCTTTCTTGATTGATGGTGCTTTGGGTGTGCCACAGGATAGTCTTGGCAATCTCGGTTCCTACCATGAGCTAGCTTCCATGTTCATGAAAATTGGTGGTTCAGCCTTCGGTTTGATGCTTCCAGTATTTGCTGGATATGTTGCTTACTCAATCGCTGAAAAACCAGGTTTGGTAGCCGGTTTCGTAGCTGGTGCTATCGCTAAAGAAGGTTATGCCTTTGGTAAAATCCCTTACGCACAAGGTGGCGAAGCAACTTCAGCCCTTGCAGGGGTATCATCAGGTTTTCTTGGAGCCCTCGTAGGTGGATTTATCGCAGGTGCCTTGGTGCTCTTGGTTAAGAAATACGTGAAGGTTCCTCGCTCACTTGAAGGTGCTAAATCAATCCTTATTTTGCCACTTTTTGGAACAATCTTGACAGGCTTTGTCATGCTAGCTGTTAATATCCCAATGGCCGCAATCAACACTGGTATGAACAACTTCCTTGGTGGTCTTGAAGGTGGATCAGCTGTCCTTCTTGGAGTCGTTCTTGGAGGAATGATGGCTGTCGATATGGGTGGACCTGTCAATAAAGCAGCCTACGTCTTTGGTACTGGTACTCTTGCAGCAACAGTGGCAACAGGTGGTTCAGTAGCCATGGCAGCAGTTATGGCTGGAGGAATGGTTCCACCGCTTGCAATCTTTGTGGCAACACTTCTCTTCAAGAATAAATTTACCAAAGAAGAACGTAACTCTGGTTTGACGAACATCGTTATGGGCTTGTCATTCATCACTGAAGGTGCGATTCCATTTGGTGCAGCAGACCCAGCTCGTGCTATCCCAAGCTTCATCCTTGGTTCAGCGGTAGCAGGTGGACTCGTTGGTCTTGCAAATATCAAACTCATGGCTCCTCACGGAGGAATCTTCGTTATCGCCCTTACTTCAAATGCTCTTCTTTACCTTGTCTTTGTCTTGGTAGGAGCAATTGTCAGTGGTGTAGTTTACGGTTACCTTCGTAAACCATTAGAAAAATAA